CTGGTTTCATCTTTGTCTTACCCActatgagctccttgagggcagggctcATCTCTTCTCTACATTAAtagtcagttttgtttgtttgtttgtttgtttgtttttgagatggagtcttactctgtcgcccaggctggagtgcactgcactgcaacctctgcctcccaggtaggttggagcgattcccctgcctcagcctctctagtaactgggattaccggcacacatcaccatgcctgacttatttttgtatttttagtagagacggggtttccccatgttggccaggatggtctcgatctcctgacctcaggtgatccgcctgcctcagcctcccaaagttctgggattactggcctGAACCACTGTGCCAATAGTCACTTCTTACCCCCAAGATATTGTGGTCATATCAGGAGTTGCcaagatgaaaactgaagagaTGAACTTAGATTATCCAATGCAATTGCTGCTAtatataaaagtgcaaggtgtTCCTGTCCTCGAGGAAGTTATAGATGAGGAGCCAAGAGAGATGCAGGgagcaaagagaaaaacattagGTGCTAAATCTTGGGGCACTGAATCTTGGGGCACTGCTTGCTTCAGTTGCTCAGGGAAGGGAGAGCTGGTATGGtcacagaggctgagaagggcttCCTGGTAAGGAGATCCTTTAACCAGAGGCCCAAGCCTATGTAGCTGGAAAAACTGGACCCATGTAGGAAGTTGTGAAGAAGCACGCTCACTGGGGCTGTGGGTGCATGGTGAGAAATGGTGGAAGTTAAGGCTGATGAGGTAAGGAGAGAGGGGCCAGCCTGCCCAAAGGCCCACCAGAAAGGCAAAGTGCCCTCTCCTTCTACCATGGGCCTCCGCTTACCTCCATCCCAATCTTGGGAGACCCCAGAATTTTGAACTTCAGAAATTCTGGACCAAAAGACATGACCTCAAGACCTGGCTCCGCCACTTACTGGCTGTTTGACCTCAGGCATGTTACTCATGGTCTGATCCTCAGTTGGGCCATCTGTAAGACGGGGATAATACTACCTAAGTCATTTGGGTGTTGGGAGGACTGAGGGAAATAATACCTATAAAGCACTTAACACTTCCTAGTACATTGTAACGGCCTAATACATGAAGGTGTTCTTATTGTTTTGGGGTAGCCTTTGCCACTAATGTCAGTGCAGAACTCTGGCTGGCCCCACCAAGAGGACAGCCCCAAGCCCCAGGATCCAAGTCCGCCAGCCAACTCAGACAGTGACTCAGGCCACCTGCCGGCGGAGGACCCTGAGGACACCTCTGCTCAGGTAGTAGAGTTGTGCCCTTCCTCTGAGACCAACGTATCCTCTCTCCTGTGGAGTGGCCACCTTTTTCCACTAACCCGGAGGTAGTTTGACTTCGTGCCTAATCTCTTactgcctttctctcttttcaggAATTCCTGTCTCTGCACCTGCTGAGAACATGGGCTTTTGACTTTAAACTCATTCACATGAATATCCATTACCTCTTCTAGGGAATCTGTGTTGTCAAAGCAGACTCTAGGGGCTTTGGCCCCAAGGCGTGAAGGGGGTTAAGAAGGGAAAGCATAAGAAGGGAAGCTGTTTAGGGgtgtggggcctccccagcctccctcaAGGAAGACCACAGATACAGGCATCAGTCAGCTATCCTTGCGCTCAGTGAAGATCTGGAAGGAGGACCCTCCCAAATGGAGGGCATGCTTAGAAGCTGCTCTAGATTGGAGAAGAGGTGGCAATGACtagggggaaaggagaaagaaaaacctaGTTTCACTCCTCTCCTTCTTCCATGTCTCCTCAGGGTCCTTCAGTTCTGAGCTTGGGTTCCCTTTGCCTGGACACCAACCAAGCCCCCAACTGGACTGGGCTTCGGACCCTCCTGCAGCAACTCCCTCCGCAGGACATTGATGTGGGTCTCCTCTCTCCATCTTCCCTCTCTtgcctctccctgcccctctctTTTCTTACTGTGGGAAGAACCTCAGTCCAGAAGTTAGGGGACGTGGATTTAAGGCCCAGCTATGCCACTGGTTGGCGTGTCATTCTCCCCCTGCCTGAGTTTTCACGTTGGCAGTAACAATAGCGGGTGCAGTAACATCTGCTCTGCCCACCACAATGCTTAGTTCAAgagcaaatgagaaaatggaCATGAACGACTTTTGAAACGGATAATGGAATGTACAAATGTAGAGAGTATGGttgttacatatttattgagGGTCTACATGTGCCCAGCCTAAAGGCTTACAATTCAATTGGGGAGGCAAGACAGGAGTATATGAAATAATTTGAGGAAATGCAAGAATTGGAAGTGATACTGAGCTCTTAGCTCATTGGGAGCAAGGACCTAATGGTGACAGGGCTGAGTGTTGTGGGCCTGTCAGGACCTGATTGATGACCATTCCTAGGGGGGGCAGGGGGAGACTCAGGTGGCCTTTCCTGagctcctttccttcttcttcgaTTTCCCCTTCCATGCCATTATCTCTGGCATCTCCCTGAGGTTCTACAACGTTTCTCTGACCCAGCAGCCAAGCCTTTCTTCCTCCAACCAATGCTCAATCTTTCCTGCTGGAGCTCTCCCAGTAACTGTAGAGGACTGTTTCTGCAGGAGCACTGCTGCCTGGCCCTCGGGGAGGAGGAGCGGGCTGAGCTGCAGCTCTTCTGTGCCAGGCGGAAGCAGGAGGCCCTGGGACGGGGGGTAGCTCGCCTGGTACTTCCCAAGCTTGAAGGACACACCTGTGAGAAGGTCTGTAGCACCCCTCCCCTCAAGTTCCCCTTCCTCTATTCTTTGCCCTCTCATTTCTGCAGAAGGGGCTAGCTTCTGGAACTCTGGTTGGgaaacaggaaaaacagaaaccaagTTTGGGAGCTCTTGGTGTAGGTTGCAGTGGATGTGGGCTTGCTAGGGTATGCTGAGAACAGGTTGGGATCAGATTGCAAGAGCAAGGAGGGAAGTTAGGACGGTAGTGCCTACTTGGACCAACTCAGCACCTCCCCTCTGACAGTGTAGGGAGCTGCTGAAGCCAGGAGAGTACGGAGTGTTTGCAGCCCGGGCAGGGGAACAGCGTTGCTGGCACCAGACTTGCTTTGCCTGCCAGGCCTGTGGCCAGGCCCTGATAAACCTCATCTACTTCTACCATGATGGACAACTTTACTGCGGCCGCCATCATGCAGAGTTGCTGCGCCCGCGCTGCCCAGCTTGTGACCAGGTACAGCCTGGAGGGGAGGAACTGGGGGTCTGCCCAGGGTCCAGAGTGGCAGGATACAAAGGAACACTCTCCTGGGCCACAGTTTCTCACAGTATCAGGAAGTGGGGAGAAGTAGGAACCAGTCTGGGCAAGTTCACTGTGTTCTGACTTGAGCTCTGGGCACGTGGGACCCAGTGCCCTTCTGCCTGTGGCCTCCCCCACTGCGGAGGCCCTCAGATGTTCTTGGACTGACAGAATTTCTCTAGAGCAGGGACTCTTGGACACATGCTCATCTCAGTAGATGCCAAGTGCCCAGTGCTGTGCCTCATCATGCTAGAAATTCCCTTGATGTCAGCATAAAAGGAAGCCTGGAGCCCTGGGTTGGGAGTCCAGACCCCCAGGTCGCACTTTGGATTGTGCCACTTGCTAGCTGATATCCTGGCTAAGCCAATCAGTCCTCCCTGCGTCCAAGAGTGGCTGAGTGAATCAAATGGGAATGTATGCAGACATGCTTTAGTGTTAACAGGGTAAAAGGCGTGGttactggatgaatgaatgagtgaatgaatgaatgaaacgttcccctctccctctcccagctGATCTTCTCCCAGCGCTGCACCGAGGCAGAGGGACAGTGCTGGCATGAGAACCACTTCTGTTGCCAGGACTGCGCCGGGCCTCTGGGCGGGGGACGTTATGCCCTGCCTGGGGGAAGCCCCTGCTGCCCCAGCTGCTTCGAGAACCGCTACTCGGATGCAGGCTGGAACTGGGCCGGGACACTGGAAGGGCAGGCATTCCTTGGTAAGGGAGAGGATGCAGAGCAAAGCGGGAGGGGGCTTGGGCTGGGCTGTGGGGATTTTCCCGGGCTGGGACCCTCGCCCCGGTCCCACGCCGTCCCGTCCCTCCAGGAGCACCCCCACCGCACCCCCCAGATCCGAGCCTCGGGGCCCGCAGCTCTCACCGCGCGTCCCTGGCCGGAGCGTTCCGAGGGCCTCCCGAACCCACCCCGCGCCGCGGTCGGGGTTGCGGCGCCGGACTCCCTCCCAGGCGCGGGACGCGGCCGCCCTCTGGTGGAGGCGGGGGACCCTGGCGAGGActcgcggcggcggcggcggcggcggcgcgcacggcccaggggctgggctgggcgggGCGAGAGGCTGGGCCTCACCCCCGCTAGCTGCGGTGGAGGTCCAGCTCCGCCTCTCTGAGACCAGTGTTTCCGACCCGGCCCGGAACAGGGGAGACTGGACCCGACCGAACTGGAGGAAGGGACCAAACCTCGGTGAACTCTGCGACCCTCTCCCGAACACTCGTTCTCGCTGCTGCCGGCGGTTCCAGCCTGCAAACTCAGACGGGGCTGCCTGGATCCAGTCCCCAGCAGGAGAACCGACCTGGGGAAAAAGTGGAGGCACCCAAAGGGCAGGAGCAGTGCCGCTTGGAGACTCTTCGTGATCCCAAGGACACCCCTTTCTCcacctgttcctcctcctctgaCTCGGAACCTGAAGGCTTTTTCTTAGGCGAGCGCCTTCCCCTGTCCTGGAAAATCCCCGGAAGCCTCCAAGCAGAGGACAGCAACGCCTCTAAGAAGCACTGCACCATGTGCTAGTGGCGCAGCTCAGAGAGGGGGTGTGAGTGGGAGGAAAGGGGTCTGTAAAGCGGGAGAACAAGGATAGCCTCCCCTAACAATCCTAGACTGAGACGCAGTCAGGCGCACGCCCGCGAGAGGCGGCGAGGTGACAAGTTTGGAGTGCGCCCCCTTCAGCACAGCGCGTTAGGACTTTTGGTGGAGACTTTCTTGGCAAAACCCATTCCCCAAAGCTACGCTTCCCCTGCTGAGATAGCCCCTACCCCCACCTCCACAGGCTGGGACAGCCCCGTCCCCACCATCCTCCTCCCGAGCCAATTAAATGATCACAGCACGCGTGACGGTTACCGGCTGGAGAGCCGGAGGTGGGACCGGGAGCAGGGGACCGTAGAGCCGGGCCGCGCTCCTCCCCTCCTAGAGTTCGTGGACGCGCAGCAGGGGGCCGTCCCTCTTCCGGATGTCGGACTAAGTGAACAGCGCTCCCCTGCCGGCTGGTAGCAGCCGGAAGTGGCAAACCGGAGGTGCGTCATTCACCCGCGACGCCGATACGGTTCCTCCACCGCGGCCCATGGGAAGGTTCCTACTATGGCTTCCAGCGGGGTCCCGGTGAGCGCTGCTGGCTCGGCTAATGAAACTCCCGAAATACCAGACAACGTGGGAGATTGGCTTCGGGGCGTCTACCGCTTTGCCACAGATAGGAATGACTTCCGGAGGTAACTGAGCCCAAGAACTTGGTCCTTCTCTGGCCCTTACGTCGGTATTCCCCTTTCTCGcgagggttttttttgttcttgtttttttgggtttttttgagatggagtctcgctctgtcgcccaggctggagtgcagtggcgcgatctccgctcactgcaagttccgccgcCTCCTAGgttaacaccattctcctgcctcagccttcctagaagctgggactacaggcgcccgccgccacgcccggctaatttttttgtatttttagtagagacgaggtttcaccgtgttcgccaggatggtctcgatctcctgacctcgtgatccgcccgcctcggcctcctaaagtgctgggattacaggcgtgagccaccgcacccggccttgtttttgtttttttaacattgCCAGCATTGTGGCGTCTTGGTAGCTCTGCCTGTGCGTCACTGACGTCCTTGGCCAGGAGGGAGAGTTCCCGTGTGGCAGAATCGATCTTTCGTTCGTGTGGCTGTATCTGTATGTCACCCTGATCAAGGGAAGAGGTGCCAGCACGTAAACAGGCTTTTTTGGCGCTGGGCTAGTGCTTTAGCTGGGCTTTGCggatcttacattttttttttttttttgagacggagtctcgctctggcacccaggctggagtgcagaggcgcgatctcggctcactgtcccttccgcctcccgggttcaagtgattctcctgcctcagcctccccagtagctgggattacaggcacacgccaccacacccagctgagttttgtgtttttagtagagacggggtttcaccatcttgggcaggctggtctcaaactcctgacttcttgatccacccgcctcggcctcccaaagtgctaggattacaggcgtgagccaccccgtctggccacatttatttctttttgagacagtctcgctctgtcgcccaggctgtagtggcacaacctcagctcactgcaatctctgctcccggattccagtgattctcctgcctcagcctccccagtagctgggattacaggcgcgtgccaccacacccagctaatttttgtatttttagtagagacggggtttcaccatgttggccaggctggtcttgaactcctgacct
This genomic window from Chlorocebus sabaeus isolate Y175 chromosome 17, mChlSab1.0.hap1, whole genome shotgun sequence contains:
- the PRICKLE4 gene encoding prickle-like protein 4 isoform X1; its protein translation is MESYSVAQAGVHCTATSASQPLPLMSVQNSGWPHQEDSPKPQDPSPPANSDSDSGHLPAEDPEDTSAQGPSVLSLGSLCLDTNQAPNWTGLRTLLQQLPPQDIDEHCCLALGEEERAELQLFCARRKQEALGRGVARLVLPKLEGHTCEKCRELLKPGEYGVFAARAGEQRCWHQTCFACQACGQALINLIYFYHDGQLYCGRHHAELLRPRCPACDQLIFSQRCTEAEGQCWHENHFCCQDCAGPLGGGRYALPGGSPCCPSCFENRYSDAGWNWAGTLEGQAFLGKGEDAEQSGRGLGLGCGDFPGLGPSPRSHAVPSLQEHPHRTPQIRASGPAALTARPWPERSEGLPNPPRAAVGVAAPDSLPGAGRGRPLVEAGDPGEDSRRRRRRRRARPRGWAGRGERLGLTPASCGGGPAPPL
- the PRICKLE4 gene encoding prickle-like protein 4 isoform X2 — encoded protein: MESYSVAQAGVHCTATSASQPLPLMSVQNSGWPHQEDSPKPQDPSPPANSDSDSGHLPAEDPEDTSAQGPSVLSLGSLCLDTNQAPNWTGLRTLLQQLPPQDIDEHCCLALGEEERAELQLFCARRKQEALGRGVARLVLPKLEGHTCEKCRELLKPGEYGVFAARAGEQRCWHQTCFACQACGQALINLIYFYHDGQLYCGRHHAELLRPRCPACDQLIFSQRCTEAEGQCWHENHFCCQDCAGPLGGGRYALPGGSPCCPSCFENRYSDAGWNWAGTLEGQAFLGETGPDRTGGRDQTSVNSATLSRTLVLAAAGGSSLQTQTGLPGSSPQQENRPGEKVEAPKGQEQCRLETLRDPKDTPFSTCSSSSDSEPEGFFLGERLPLSWKIPGSLQAEDSNASKKHCTMC
- the PRICKLE4 gene encoding prickle-like protein 4 isoform X3, with the protein product MESYSVAQAGVHCTATSASQPLPLMSVQNSGWPHQEDSPKPQDPSPPANSDSDSGHLPAEDPEDTSAQGPSVLSLGSLCLDTNQAPNWTGLRTLLQQLPPQDIDEHCCLALGEEERAELQLFCARRKQEALGRGVARLVLPKLEGHTCEKCRELLKPGEYGVFAARAGEQRCWHQTCFACQACGQALINLIYFYHDGQLYCGRHHAELLRPRCPACDQDCAGPLGGGRYALPGGSPCCPSCFENRYSDAGWNWAGTLEGQAFLGKGEDAEQSGRGLGLGCGDFPGLGPSPRSHAVPSLQEHPHRTPQIRASGPAALTARPWPERSEGLPNPPRAAVGVAAPDSLPGAGRGRPLVEAGDPGEDSRRRRRRRRARPRGWAGRGERLGLTPASCGGGPAPPL
- the PRICKLE4 gene encoding prickle-like protein 4 isoform X4, which produces MSVQNSGWPHQEDSPKPQDPSPPANSDSDSGHLPAEDPEDTSAQGPSVLSLGSLCLDTNQAPNWTGLRTLLQQLPPQDIDEHCCLALGEEERAELQLFCARRKQEALGRGVARLVLPKLEGHTCEKCRELLKPGEYGVFAARAGEQRCWHQTCFACQACGQALINLIYFYHDGQLYCGRHHAELLRPRCPACDQLIFSQRCTEAEGQCWHENHFCCQDCAGPLGGGRYALPGGSPCCPSCFENRYSDAGWNWAGTLEGQAFLGKGEDAEQSGRGLGLGCGDFPGLGPSPRSHAVPSLQEHPHRTPQIRASGPAALTARPWPERSEGLPNPPRAAVGVAAPDSLPGAGRGRPLVEAGDPGEDSRRRRRRRRARPRGWAGRGERLGLTPASCGGGPAPPL
- the PRICKLE4 gene encoding prickle-like protein 4 isoform X5, yielding MSVQNSGWPHQEDSPKPQDPSPPANSDSDSGHLPAEDPEDTSAQGPSVLSLGSLCLDTNQAPNWTGLRTLLQQLPPQDIDEHCCLALGEEERAELQLFCARRKQEALGRGVARLVLPKLEGHTCEKCRELLKPGEYGVFAARAGEQRCWHQTCFACQACGQALINLIYFYHDGQLYCGRHHAELLRPRCPACDQLIFSQRCTEAEGQCWHENHFCCQDCAGPLGGGRYALPGGSPCCPSCFENRYSDAGWNWAGTLEGQAFLGETGPDRTGGRDQTSVNSATLSRTLVLAAAGGSSLQTQTGLPGSSPQQENRPGEKVEAPKGQEQCRLETLRDPKDTPFSTCSSSSDSEPEGFFLGERLPLSWKIPGSLQAEDSNASKKHCTMC
- the TOMM6 gene encoding mitochondrial import receptor subunit TOM6 homolog, which produces MASSGVPVSAAGSANETPEIPDNVGDWLRGVYRFATDRNDFRRNLILNLGLFAAGVWLARNLSDIDLMAPQPGV